A genomic window from Aurantimicrobium photophilum includes:
- a CDS encoding 1-phosphofructokinase family hexose kinase, whose protein sequence is MNAVVTLTPAPVLDRTYLAEDLTVGKVNRAYEVHEYMSGKGLNVARTLHLSKHPVSAVLPIGMQDQYLLFSTPFPQILRIMPVQGRVRVNTTVVERGGRTTNINQQAIPFTTEDWRNVVETTLEQVSDMNADWLVVSGMHPKMIDTGLPIDLSELFSRARDLGARVGLDTSGPELKHWGRSGEVNLIKPNADELASLVGHELHTLGDVIEAGRELISTGLEIALVSLGPDGAIAITADDVVWASAVAPEVINTTGAGDAFLAGFLSQVVSPEASAAGREAGTLPALSPEAALTTGCSWGALAVSLPTTLISSFGDAPVAQLREVDPNYSLLEKATVRY, encoded by the coding sequence GTGAACGCTGTAGTAACCCTGACCCCCGCTCCCGTGCTGGACCGCACCTACCTTGCCGAGGATCTCACTGTCGGCAAAGTGAACCGTGCGTATGAAGTCCACGAATACATGAGCGGTAAGGGCCTGAACGTTGCCCGCACCCTGCACCTTTCTAAGCACCCTGTTTCAGCTGTGCTCCCTATCGGTATGCAGGACCAGTACCTTCTCTTCTCCACTCCGTTCCCACAGATCTTGCGCATCATGCCCGTTCAGGGTCGTGTTCGCGTGAACACCACCGTGGTTGAGCGCGGCGGTCGCACCACCAACATCAACCAGCAGGCCATCCCCTTCACCACTGAAGACTGGCGCAATGTTGTCGAGACCACGCTCGAGCAAGTCTCAGACATGAACGCTGACTGGCTGGTCGTATCCGGTATGCACCCCAAGATGATTGACACCGGTCTCCCCATCGACCTCAGCGAACTCTTCTCTCGTGCCCGTGACTTGGGTGCTCGTGTGGGTCTGGACACCTCCGGTCCCGAACTCAAGCACTGGGGTCGCAGTGGTGAGGTCAACCTGATCAAGCCCAACGCTGATGAACTTGCTTCTCTCGTGGGTCACGAACTCCACACTCTTGGTGATGTCATCGAAGCAGGTCGTGAGCTCATCTCGACCGGCCTAGAAATCGCCCTAGTGAGCCTTGGCCCCGATGGTGCTATCGCCATCACTGCCGATGATGTTGTCTGGGCTTCGGCAGTTGCTCCAGAGGTCATCAACACCACCGGAGCTGGTGACGCATTCCTTGCTGGCTTCCTCAGCCAGGTTGTCAGCCCAGAAGCTTCTGCTGCTGGCCGCGAAGCAGGAACCCTTCCTGCACTAAGCCCCGAGGCTGCTTTGACTACAGGGTGCTCATGGGGTGCTCTGGCAGTGTCTTTG